A genomic window from Glycine max cultivar Williams 82 chromosome 17, Glycine_max_v4.0, whole genome shotgun sequence includes:
- the LOC102669258 gene encoding uncharacterized protein: MCPPPSKVNTKGAPKKLMKRSQRSTKRDPSYWEYADAYHSVQNSNTSIRHTATSSEPLKPARMIPMLDQFAPFIQGFIEDVVEVKADGNCGYRSVAVLLGMGEEYWALMRNELIKELGKWSQDYIKLFGGTERFEQLRLSLYVDGLSKVYLKDRSLSLTAYGIFVVKQFISSGKTVANCICR; the protein is encoded by the exons atgtgtcctcctccatcAAAGGTTAACACcaaaggtgcaccgaagaaactGATGAAAAGAAGCCAAAGATCgacaaagcgtgatccgtcaTATTGGGAGTATGCTGATGCTTATCATTCAGTTCAAAATAGCAACACTTCAATCAGACATACTGCGACATCTTCTGAACCACTGAAGCCAGCAAGGATgatcccgatgttggatcaatttgcgcCATTTATACAGGGTTTCATTGAGGATGTTGTTGAAGTGAAAGCGGATGGTAACTGTGGTTATCGATCAGTTGCTGTTTTGTTAGGTATGGGAGAAGAATATTGGGCACTGATGCGCAACGAATtaattaaagaacttggcaaatgGTCGCAAGACTACATAAAGCTCTTtggtggcacagagagatttgaacagTTGAGGTTGTCCCTATATGTGGATGGGTTATCCAAG GTTTATCTCAAAGATCGTTCGTTGTCCCTTACCGCCTACGGCATTTTTGTGGTCAAGCAATTCATATCCTCAGGCAAAACAGTGGCCAACTGCATATGTAGGTAG